Proteins encoded within one genomic window of Eurosta solidaginis isolate ZX-2024a chromosome 1, ASM4086904v1, whole genome shotgun sequence:
- the l(3)05822 gene encoding putative mediator of RNA polymerase II transcription subunit 26 — protein sequence MTIPSRPAPAPPVAHGQSAAAGANASIEQLRLQLQQQQLQQQQSGGMQKMTFNIPPPPKRPISAMNTNASIISNNNNFASFSMEGNQSTITRKFPQARYTPATNWDDDPFSLGGNISATNGNFKKIPPPRPPPPKVQVNGRKAPQPPNHPTKLLNNIFRLKKSNSNTNNKAKKVYGVSIGAYSSSTNTSSSNKLISTTNYTSNSSSANALGAAACATSNLANGSSWQVNSNSSYTSTSLNSWGGGGGGAGGASSSVVEAQLISFDSPPSSPTFTQKSNSDCLSVDSFSSDSNFSSPNNGSVSQPESGFEDDFTARSRPATTSPLDPWEAFDSGFNSGATIVEAIYGSTATTAGNIGTAPVRNLGTINTRIQSSNDNPLCNGKSLLPPTPTVSVPTIIKPKVSTQKLRAPKPPILPKPQFDHNSVNDAPPSPPMPLCAPPPPPLSSTNCVSLLDVISGKADALQLSGAVGSGGPSSGVAETRPFGVALYDFDGIEEGDLCFRENEKIYILDQVSAEWYRGRTRSGCEGIFPINYIDIKVPLKEEKTAAPLTLGINNVQQTAKSKPLRVRCLYNFPAEYETDLALKENDMVTILYRINEDWLFGEIDNRQGQFPANFLEY from the exons ATGACAATCCCTTCGCGACCAGCGCCAGCGCCACCAGTGGCGCATGGTCAAAGTGCTGCTGCAGGTGCAAATGCTAGCATTGAACAATTACGCCTACAATTACAGCAACagcaactgcaacaacaacaaagtggTGGCATGCAAAAGATGACCTTCAATATACCACCACCACCAAAGAGGCCAATATCAGCAATGAACACCAATGCAAGCATcattagcaacaacaacaactttgcaAGTTTTAGCATGGAAGGTAATCAATCAACAATAACGCGAAAATTTCCACAAGCACGTTATACACCAGCCACTAATTGGGATGATGACCCTTTTAGCTTAGGTGGCAATATTAGCGCAACAAATGGTAATTTTAAGAAAATACCTCCACCACGCCCACCACCACCCAAAGTGCAAGTAAACGGGCGTAAAGCGCCACAGCCACCAAACCATCCAACAAAACTGCTAAATAATATATTTAGACTTAAGAAAAGTAACAGTAATACTAACAATAAAGCTAAAAAAGTTTATGGTGTCAGTATTGGTGCTTATTCCAGCAGCACCAACACCAGCAGCAGTAATAAATTAATTTCAACAACCAACTACACCAGCAACAGCAGCAGTGCAAATGCTTTGGGAGCAGCTGCGTGTGCCACATCCAATTTAGCAAATGGTAGCAGTTGGCAGGTGAATTCGAATAGCAGTTACACTTCTACATCATTAAATTCATGGgggggtggtggtggtggtgcagGAGGCGCTTCAAGCAGTGTAGTCGAAGCACAACTTATCAGTTTCGATTCACCACCAAGTTCCCCAACATTCACACAAAAATCAAATAGTGATTGCCTTAGCGTCGATAGCTTTAGTTCCGATTCGAATTTTAGTTCACCCAACAATGGTAGCGTCTCACAACCGGAGAGTGGTTTCGAAGATGATTTCACTGCGCGCAGCCGTCCAGCTACCACAAGTCCTTTAGATCCATGGGAAGCTTTTGATAGTGGTTTCAATAGTGGCGCTACAATAGTCGAAGCTATTTATGGGAGTACAGCAACGACTGCGGGTAATATTGGAACAGCACCAGTGCGCAATCTCGGCACAATTAATACACGTATTCAATCGAGCAACGACAATCCACTGTGTAATGGCAAGAGTCTTCTACCACCGACACCAACAGTTAGTGTACCCACTATAATAAAACCAAAAGTATCAACACAAAAGTTGCGCGCACCCAAACCACCGATATTACCGAAACCACAATTCGATCATAACAGCGTTAATGATGCACCACCATCACCGCCGATGCCATTGTGTGCACCGCCGCCACCACCGCTGTCATCAACGAATTGTGTTTCATTGTTAGATGTGATATCAGGTAAAGCGGACGCATTACAGCTAAGTGGTGCTGTTGGCAGTGGTGGCCCTAGCAGTGGTGTGGCGGAAACTAGGCCTTTTGGTGTAGCGTTATACGATTTTGATGGTATCGAGGAAGGTGATCTTTGCTTTAGG gaaaatgaaaaaatttatattctaGATCAAGTAAGCGCTGAATGGTATCGCGGTCGCACTCGTTCTGGTTGTGAAGGTATTTTCCCAATAAATTATATTGATATTAAAGTACCTCTAAAAGAGGAAAAAACGGCGGCACCATTGACACTAGGAATCAATAATGTTCAGCAAACAGCAAAAAGTAAGCCATTGCGCGTCCGTTGTCTCTACAATTTTCCAGCCGAATACGAAACTGATTTGGCCTTAAAG GAAAATGATATGGTGACCATACTCTACAGAATCAATGAAGACTGGCTATTTGGCGAGATTGACAATCGGCAAGGTCAATTCCCAGCAAATTTCCTTGAATATTAG